The following proteins are co-located in the Paenibacillus sp. FSL H8-0079 genome:
- a CDS encoding YheC/YheD family protein: MGVDALQRSQPLRSKWLKTKMLLNNSAIKPFIPDTQRYSQSNLKSMLRKYRMVYIKPEIGTFGMGVIKAEMDNHHHFAYQIHQKRLTFNSFESFHRSLTHLVKHKSYLIQRGIHLLQHNNRRFDIRVMVQLNPGQKWEATGVIGRLGHPKKIVTNYHSGAKPMSMHTLLKSHASDKRINELIQEMNRLGIDIARHMSKKYTRLKSIGVDIGLDRSLTPWIIEVNAKPDPYIFNQLKDKTMYRKVIRYDRQNRP; this comes from the coding sequence GTGGGAGTTGATGCATTACAACGATCCCAACCGCTACGAAGTAAATGGCTCAAAACAAAAATGTTATTAAATAACTCGGCTATCAAACCATTTATCCCTGATACGCAGCGATATAGCCAATCTAACCTTAAGTCCATGCTGAGGAAATATAGAATGGTATATATCAAACCTGAGATAGGCACCTTTGGAATGGGAGTCATTAAGGCTGAGATGGACAATCATCACCATTTCGCCTACCAGATCCATCAAAAGCGTCTGACGTTCAACAGCTTCGAGTCGTTCCATCGAAGTCTGACCCATCTGGTTAAGCATAAAAGCTATCTCATTCAGCGAGGTATTCATCTCTTGCAACATAACAACAGGCGCTTTGACATACGGGTAATGGTGCAATTGAATCCCGGGCAGAAATGGGAAGCGACGGGGGTCATTGGCCGACTGGGTCATCCGAAGAAAATTGTGACCAACTACCATAGTGGTGCCAAGCCAATGAGCATGCACACCTTGCTGAAATCCCATGCTTCCGACAAGCGGATTAATGAATTGATCCAGGAGATGAACCGCTTGGGCATTGACATCGCTCGACACATGAGTAAGAAATATACGCGTTTGAAGAGCATTGGGGTGGATATCGGGCTTGATCGAAGTCTAACGCCATGGATTATTGAGGTAAATGCCAAGCCAGATCCCTATATTTTCAATCAATTAAAGGACAAGACGATGTATCGCAAGGTGATTCGATATGACCGTCAGAACAGACCATAA
- a CDS encoding sporulation protein Cse60 yields MRTQVKIFENASTVELEKEMNEFLNGINTVNVVDIKYSQVVVSNGGYVINHFSAMVMYAK; encoded by the coding sequence ATGAGAACACAAGTGAAAATATTTGAAAATGCAAGTACTGTAGAGTTGGAGAAAGAAATGAATGAATTTTTAAATGGGATCAATACTGTAAATGTAGTGGATATCAAGTATTCTCAAGTAGTCGTTTCTAACGGTGGTTATGTTATCAATCATTTCTCGGCTATGGTTATGTACGCCAAATAA
- a CDS encoding GntR family transcriptional regulator — protein sequence MLVLGKDSASKPMYEQIFESLRERIQLHQYQVGERVPSEKELCDEFGVSRITTKKALEMLANEQLIVRQPGRGSFVADTADMLQERPNRPAPRAAVKDPEKKLLIGLVITNFSDMYGTELLYGMEEASREHDCFLVLRRSFGIPEQEEQSIQELLELGVDGLIIFPAQGEYFSDEILKLVVNKFPFVLIDRYLKGIPASSVSTDNVGAAREGTNYLFGLGHRHIAFLTQPPANTTPIEERIEGFIEAHNDQGVLVNRELWLESFLSTLPNVFDPQVEVRDVETLVEHLQKYPQITALFAAEYHIALLAEQAADRLGLRIPEDVSIICFDSPNAAEGSRVTHMRQSQFDMGKQAFEMVLQSMQNNEMAVNRVVLPARLVKGKSTSMVKEKG from the coding sequence GTGCTTGTATTGGGGAAAGACTCGGCATCCAAGCCGATGTATGAACAGATCTTTGAATCCTTGCGCGAACGGATACAGCTTCATCAATATCAAGTGGGTGAGCGTGTTCCTTCGGAAAAGGAATTATGTGATGAATTCGGAGTCAGCCGGATTACGACTAAAAAAGCGCTTGAGATGTTGGCGAATGAACAATTGATTGTTCGTCAGCCGGGACGGGGTTCTTTTGTTGCTGATACGGCAGATATGTTACAAGAAAGGCCTAACAGACCTGCTCCGCGTGCTGCGGTTAAAGATCCAGAGAAGAAGCTGCTCATTGGTCTGGTCATTACTAATTTCAGTGATATGTATGGTACAGAACTACTATATGGGATGGAAGAAGCTTCGCGAGAGCATGATTGTTTTCTCGTACTCAGAAGATCCTTCGGGATACCGGAGCAGGAAGAACAGAGCATTCAGGAACTGCTAGAACTGGGTGTAGACGGATTAATTATCTTCCCGGCACAGGGTGAATACTTCAGCGATGAGATTCTTAAACTGGTCGTTAACAAATTCCCCTTTGTCCTGATTGATCGGTATTTGAAAGGCATTCCAGCTTCATCTGTCAGTACAGATAACGTAGGTGCAGCGAGAGAAGGAACAAATTATCTGTTCGGCCTCGGTCACCGCCACATCGCTTTTCTGACACAACCTCCGGCGAACACCACACCGATCGAAGAACGAATTGAAGGCTTTATTGAGGCTCACAATGATCAAGGAGTTCTGGTAAACAGGGAACTGTGGTTAGAATCTTTTCTTTCGACATTGCCCAATGTGTTCGATCCTCAAGTCGAGGTCCGTGATGTGGAGACACTGGTGGAACATTTACAGAAATACCCGCAGATTACCGCACTCTTTGCTGCAGAGTATCATATTGCTTTACTTGCAGAACAGGCAGCAGATCGGCTGGGCCTGAGGATTCCGGAAGATGTGTCCATCATTTGCTTTGACAGTCCGAACGCTGCCGAAGGAAGCCGTGTAACACATATGAGACAAAGCCAGTTTGATATGGGAAAACAAGCATTCGAGATGGTGCTTCAAAGTATGCAGAACAACGAAATGGCAGTGAACAGAGTTGTTCTTCCTGCCCGATTGGTGAAGGGGAAATCAACGAGTATGGTGAAAGAAAAGGGTTAA